From Xylanibacter oryzae DSM 17970, a single genomic window includes:
- a CDS encoding glucoamylase family protein produces the protein MTKSKLSVLLLLAMAFISCKAGETNESAVQPTPETTSRPSSFSSDDAMLDYIEKVHLNYMWDGADPTSGLAYERIHLDNQYPENDQDVVTLGGSGFGVAGLLVGIDRGFINRADGVARLTKIVNYLSKADRFHGMWPHWLYGPTGKVKPFGQKDDGGDLVESSFMMQSLLCVRQYFRGGNTAEKQLADKIDTLWQGMEYDWYRNGGKNVIYWHWSPDYGWDMNFPLQGYNECLIAYILGASSPTHSIPAACYHEGWARSGAIKSNSAPFGYALELKHNGAEELGGPLFWSQYSYIGLCPKGLTDEYADYWNVTRNHAMSDYEYCVRNPKGYKGYGKNCWGLTASYSIDGYSAHSPGNDLGVITPTAALSSFPYTPQQSMAALKYFWGKGNWIWGKYGFYDAFSETANWTAPHYLAIDQLTIAPMIENYRTGLLWNLFMSCPEIQSGLKKLGFTINN, from the coding sequence ATGACAAAAAGTAAATTATCCGTTTTGTTACTTCTTGCTATGGCATTTATTTCATGTAAAGCTGGCGAGACAAATGAAAGTGCAGTTCAGCCTACCCCTGAAACAACAAGCAGGCCTTCTTCATTTTCAAGTGATGATGCTATGCTCGACTATATAGAGAAAGTACATCTCAACTATATGTGGGATGGAGCAGACCCGACATCCGGATTGGCTTATGAGCGAATACACCTCGACAACCAATATCCTGAAAACGATCAAGACGTAGTTACCCTTGGTGGTAGTGGTTTTGGAGTGGCAGGATTGTTGGTCGGCATCGATCGTGGCTTTATCAATCGTGCAGACGGTGTTGCCCGTTTGACCAAAATAGTCAATTATCTGTCTAAGGCAGATCGGTTTCACGGTATGTGGCCACACTGGCTTTATGGACCTACTGGTAAGGTAAAACCATTCGGTCAGAAAGACGATGGTGGTGATTTGGTAGAGAGTTCGTTTATGATGCAGAGCCTGCTTTGCGTACGCCAGTATTTCAGAGGAGGCAATACGGCAGAAAAACAACTGGCAGATAAGATCGACACCTTATGGCAAGGTATGGAGTACGACTGGTATCGTAATGGAGGTAAGAATGTCATATACTGGCATTGGTCACCCGACTATGGATGGGATATGAATTTCCCATTACAAGGATATAACGAATGTCTTATCGCCTATATTCTTGGAGCATCTTCTCCTACTCATTCCATACCTGCAGCGTGTTATCATGAAGGATGGGCACGCAGCGGAGCCATCAAGAGCAATTCAGCCCCGTTCGGTTATGCGCTCGAGCTCAAACATAACGGAGCCGAAGAACTTGGCGGTCCACTTTTCTGGTCGCAGTATTCATACATCGGGTTATGTCCAAAAGGTCTTACAGACGAGTATGCCGATTATTGGAATGTAACTCGCAATCATGCGATGAGCGATTATGAGTATTGTGTCCGCAATCCTAAGGGATACAAAGGCTATGGTAAAAACTGTTGGGGACTTACCGCCAGTTATTCTATCGATGGATACTCAGCTCATTCTCCCGGTAATGATTTAGGCGTTATCACACCTACGGCAGCACTGTCGTCATTCCCGTATACCCCACAGCAGTCTATGGCCGCATTGAAATATTTCTGGGGTAAAGGCAACTGGATATGGGGTAAGTACGGATTCTACGATGCCTTCTCAGAGACAGCCAATTGGACAGCACCCCATTATCTGGCTATCGACCAGCTCACCATCGCACCGATGATAGAGAATTATCGCACCGGTCTGTTATGGAATTTGTTCATGAGTTGTCCCGAAATTCAGTCAGGTCTGAAAAAACTAGGATTTACAATCAATAATTGA
- the bglX gene encoding beta-glucosidase BglX, giving the protein MNKRNILLSAFAAFTLCAGAASVNDDTKMNVFIDNLMSKMTLREKIGQLNLPVTGDIVTGEAKSSDVAGKIKRGEVGGLFNLKGTKKIREVQKVAVEQSRLKIPLIFGMDVIHGYETVFPIPLSLSCSWDMNAIKESARIAATEASADGICWTFSPMLDICRDPRWGRMSEGNGEDPYLDAQIAKAMVQGYQGNDLKANNTIMSCVKHFALYGGAEAGREYNTVDMSHWRMFNDYMPGYKAAVDAGAGSVMTSFNVVDGVPATGNKWLLNDVLRDMWGFKGFVVTDFTAISEMTAHGMGNLQQVSALALNAGTDMDMVSDGFIGTLEKSLNEGKVSMQSIDQACRRILEAKYKLGLFDNPYKYCDAKRASKEIYTVEHRAEARRIAAETFVLLKNHGNILPLRRTGKIALVGPLANTSANMPGTWSVAARADKYKSLYQAMKDAVGDKAQILYAKGSNLMYDSVMEKNATMFGREMRDKRSAKDMLDEALRAAADADVIVAAVGESSEMSGECSSRSNLDMPDAQHDLLTALKQTGKPIVLLNFSGRATVMTWETRNFPAILNVWFGGSEAGDAICDVLFGDKSPSGKLTVTMPKSVGQIPLYYNHLNTGRPLEDGKWFTKFRSNYLDIDNSPLYPFGYGLSYTTFSYGEPRLSSNHLSENGEIKVSVDVTNTGSYDADEIVQMYIRDLVGSVSRPVKELKGFQRISLKKGETKTVSFTIKPDDLKFYNQNLDYKFEPGDFDIMIGSSSDDIKTLRFTLD; this is encoded by the coding sequence ATGAATAAGAGAAACATATTACTATCTGCTTTCGCTGCATTTACACTGTGCGCCGGTGCAGCTTCTGTCAATGACGACACAAAGATGAATGTCTTTATAGACAATCTGATGAGTAAGATGACCTTAAGAGAAAAAATAGGTCAGCTTAATCTTCCTGTCACCGGCGATATCGTCACAGGCGAGGCAAAGAGCAGCGATGTAGCCGGCAAAATCAAAAGAGGTGAAGTAGGCGGACTCTTCAACCTCAAAGGTACTAAAAAGATAAGAGAAGTACAGAAGGTGGCCGTAGAACAAAGTCGCCTTAAGATACCACTCATCTTCGGTATGGATGTCATTCACGGATATGAGACAGTGTTCCCAATACCGTTGTCGTTATCTTGTAGCTGGGATATGAACGCCATCAAAGAGAGTGCGCGCATAGCCGCCACCGAAGCATCAGCCGACGGTATCTGCTGGACATTTAGTCCGATGCTCGACATCTGTCGTGATCCACGTTGGGGCCGTATGTCAGAAGGCAATGGCGAAGATCCATATCTTGATGCCCAAATTGCCAAAGCAATGGTTCAAGGCTATCAGGGCAATGATCTTAAAGCCAACAACACCATTATGTCGTGCGTCAAGCATTTCGCACTCTACGGAGGGGCCGAGGCCGGTCGCGAATACAATACTGTGGATATGAGTCATTGGCGCATGTTCAATGATTACATGCCCGGTTATAAAGCAGCTGTAGATGCCGGCGCAGGTAGCGTGATGACATCATTCAATGTCGTAGACGGAGTACCGGCCACAGGCAACAAATGGCTTCTTAACGATGTGCTTCGCGATATGTGGGGCTTTAAGGGTTTTGTTGTAACCGATTTTACAGCCATATCCGAGATGACAGCTCATGGTATGGGCAACCTGCAACAAGTATCAGCACTGGCTTTGAATGCAGGCACAGATATGGATATGGTATCCGATGGCTTTATCGGCACCCTCGAGAAATCCTTAAATGAGGGTAAAGTATCTATGCAGTCAATCGATCAGGCGTGCCGTCGTATATTAGAGGCAAAATACAAGTTAGGTCTGTTCGACAATCCCTATAAGTACTGTGACGCCAAGCGAGCATCAAAAGAGATCTATACCGTAGAGCATCGTGCAGAAGCACGCCGTATTGCCGCCGAGACATTCGTTTTGCTTAAGAACCATGGCAATATTCTGCCCCTCAGACGAACCGGTAAAATAGCTCTTGTCGGTCCGCTTGCAAATACCAGTGCCAATATGCCCGGTACATGGAGTGTAGCAGCCCGTGCGGATAAGTACAAATCGCTGTATCAGGCTATGAAGGATGCCGTAGGTGATAAAGCTCAGATCTTATATGCCAAAGGCTCCAATTTGATGTACGATTCAGTGATGGAGAAGAACGCCACAATGTTCGGCCGTGAGATGCGCGACAAGCGTTCGGCTAAGGATATGCTTGATGAAGCGTTGAGAGCAGCAGCAGATGCCGATGTGATAGTAGCCGCAGTAGGTGAGTCGTCAGAGATGAGCGGAGAGTGCAGCAGCCGTAGCAATCTTGATATGCCTGACGCCCAGCACGATCTTCTTACCGCACTCAAGCAGACAGGCAAACCTATCGTACTTCTTAATTTCTCAGGTCGTGCAACAGTAATGACATGGGAGACCCGGAATTTTCCGGCTATACTTAACGTATGGTTTGGCGGTAGCGAAGCCGGAGATGCCATCTGTGATGTGCTTTTCGGAGACAAGTCGCCTAGTGGAAAACTTACCGTTACCATGCCAAAGAGCGTAGGTCAGATACCTCTATATTATAATCATCTCAATACCGGTCGTCCACTTGAAGACGGCAAATGGTTTACCAAGTTCCGCAGCAACTATCTGGATATCGACAACAGTCCGCTTTATCCTTTCGGTTACGGACTGTCTTATACCACATTCTCATATGGAGAACCCCGTCTGAGCAGTAATCATCTTAGTGAAAATGGAGAAATCAAGGTATCAGTAGATGTAACCAATACCGGCAGTTATGATGCCGACGAAATAGTTCAGATGTACATCCGTGATCTTGTAGGCAGTGTATCCCGTCCCGTCAAGGAATTGAAAGGTTTTCAGCGTATCAGCCTTAAGAAGGGAGAGACAAAGACAGTGTCATTTACGATAAAGCCCGATGATTTAAAGTTTTATAATCAGAATCTTGATTATAAGTTCGAACCGGGTGATTTTGATATTATGATAGGTAGTAGTAGTGATGATATTAAGACTTTAAGGTTTACATTAGATTAG
- a CDS encoding family 43 glycosylhydrolase — translation MLPASAGSINLSDSSDSIKVVKGQVSNYYIPVHNTYQITGRVTDTDGKPLEGATVMFFASPSHCNTDAEGNYHLTATDIDLHIYVYYPGKDFANVIRKKGDRNINVEMVSSTGISVSLPRHKAQATPWYDPYNNSTSTYCNPLNISYNYESYDDNVKAQGSFRSSADPMALTYKDHYMLFSTNQGGFHYSRNLSDWDFCTASFQRLPTDDDQCAPAAYVVGDTLFYTGSTYKGLPIWYTTDPWSGRWRQAVECSTLPSWDPCLFVDDDGKLYLYYGSSNEYPIKAVELSRDNFMPISKIHDVLMLDPEHHGWERFGMNNDDDTTLRPFVEGAYMTKHDGKYYLQYGGPGTEFKIYADGVYVGDNPLGPFTYQKHNPMCYKPGGFVQGSGHGGTFADLKGNYWHVATCMLSLKYKFERRIGLYPMAFDKDGIMYSNTAFGDYPCWNADKDIKKPSDRFAGWMLLSYGKKATVSSVDSIYGASNLTDENMRTFWTAKTGNPGEWAQLDLGAVKDVKAIQLNFYDYKTVQNNRANDIYYQYRIWASDNGTDWTLAVDKSDNDKDSPHDYLELKSPLRTRYIKVENLHMPSSGYFCLSEIRVFGSTDGKRPTQVQGLKVLRSHKDPRNAFLSWRPSSGAYGYNIYYGIAADKLYNSITVLGNKSYNFRGLDTSGNYYFAVEALGETGCSELSKTIKK, via the coding sequence ATGCTTCCTGCTTCGGCAGGGAGCATCAACTTAAGTGATTCTTCAGATTCTATAAAAGTAGTAAAGGGACAGGTCAGCAATTACTATATTCCCGTACACAATACTTATCAGATTACCGGTCGTGTTACCGATACCGATGGTAAGCCTCTCGAGGGAGCAACTGTAATGTTCTTCGCCAGTCCCAGTCATTGTAATACTGATGCAGAAGGCAATTATCACCTGACGGCAACTGATATCGATTTACACATATATGTGTATTATCCGGGTAAGGATTTTGCTAATGTTATAAGAAAAAAGGGAGACCGCAATATAAATGTTGAGATGGTCAGCAGTACCGGAATATCAGTCTCTCTACCAAGGCATAAAGCTCAAGCCACGCCATGGTACGACCCTTATAACAATAGCACTTCCACATATTGTAACCCTCTTAATATCAGCTATAATTACGAGTCGTATGATGATAATGTCAAGGCTCAGGGTTCGTTCCGCTCTTCGGCAGATCCAATGGCACTTACCTACAAAGACCATTACATGCTTTTCTCTACTAACCAGGGCGGTTTTCATTATTCCAGGAATCTAAGCGATTGGGATTTTTGTACAGCATCATTCCAGCGTCTCCCTACAGACGATGACCAATGTGCTCCGGCAGCTTATGTTGTTGGTGATACTCTCTTTTATACAGGGTCCACTTACAAGGGATTACCTATATGGTATACCACCGATCCATGGTCAGGACGTTGGCGTCAGGCCGTAGAGTGCAGCACGCTTCCATCATGGGACCCCTGTCTGTTTGTAGACGACGACGGCAAGTTATATCTCTATTATGGTTCAAGCAACGAATATCCTATAAAGGCAGTAGAGTTAAGCCGTGACAATTTCATGCCCATAAGCAAGATACACGATGTGCTCATGCTCGATCCCGAACACCATGGTTGGGAGAGATTCGGAATGAACAATGATGATGATACAACTTTACGCCCATTCGTCGAAGGCGCCTATATGACCAAACATGACGGCAAATACTATTTGCAGTATGGCGGTCCAGGTACCGAATTCAAAATATATGCCGATGGCGTTTATGTTGGCGACAACCCTTTAGGCCCTTTTACTTATCAGAAACATAATCCGATGTGCTATAAACCGGGCGGTTTTGTACAAGGTTCAGGTCATGGCGGCACTTTTGCCGACCTTAAAGGCAACTATTGGCATGTAGCTACATGTATGCTTTCATTGAAGTATAAATTTGAGCGCCGTATCGGACTTTATCCGATGGCTTTTGATAAAGATGGCATAATGTATTCTAATACAGCCTTTGGCGATTATCCATGTTGGAATGCCGATAAAGATATCAAGAAACCTTCCGACCGATTTGCCGGTTGGATGCTTCTCTCATACGGCAAGAAGGCAACTGTGTCATCCGTCGACAGCATATACGGCGCGTCTAATCTTACAGATGAGAACATGCGTACATTTTGGACAGCAAAGACAGGCAACCCCGGAGAGTGGGCTCAGCTGGATTTGGGCGCAGTAAAGGATGTTAAGGCTATTCAACTTAATTTTTACGACTACAAGACAGTACAGAACAATCGCGCCAATGACATATACTACCAGTATAGAATATGGGCTAGCGATAATGGTACAGACTGGACACTTGCAGTCGACAAGAGCGATAATGACAAAGACTCGCCACACGACTATCTGGAACTCAAATCGCCATTACGCACACGATATATTAAGGTAGAGAATCTGCATATGCCGTCATCCGGTTATTTCTGTTTATCAGAGATCCGGGTATTCGGCAGTACCGATGGTAAAAGACCTACACAGGTACAGGGTTTGAAAGTGCTTCGTTCTCACAAAGACCCACGCAACGCCTTTCTATCATGGCGCCCTTCGTCGGGAGCTTATGGCTATAATATCTATTATGGCATAGCAGCAGACAAACTTTACAACAGCATCACTGTACTTGGTAATAAGTCTTATAACTTTAGAGGACTTGACACCTCCGGCAACTATTATTTTGCAGTCGAGGCTTTAGGAGAAACAGGGTGTTCAGAGTTATCCAAAACTATAAAAAAATGA